A part of Myxococcus landrumus genomic DNA contains:
- the ribH gene encoding 6,7-dimethyl-8-ribityllumazine synthase: MPRYIEGDFLPPKGRFAICVARFNGFITEELAKGAVDTLVRHGVADADVDVYRCPGTYELPGLVRRVTESRQYVGVIALGAVIRGGTPHFDYVAGECAKGIGAVAFNAAAANPSTSVTFGVLTTDTVEQAIDRAGVKAGNKGAEATLACIEMVNLFSRMTTLDARKG; this comes from the coding sequence ATGCCTCGCTACATCGAAGGTGACTTCCTCCCCCCCAAGGGCCGCTTCGCGATTTGTGTCGCCCGCTTCAACGGTTTCATCACCGAGGAGCTGGCCAAGGGCGCCGTGGACACGCTGGTCCGCCATGGCGTCGCGGACGCCGACGTGGACGTGTACCGCTGCCCTGGCACCTATGAGCTGCCCGGCCTCGTGCGCCGCGTGACGGAGTCCCGGCAGTACGTGGGCGTCATCGCGCTGGGCGCCGTCATCCGGGGCGGCACGCCCCACTTCGACTACGTGGCGGGCGAGTGCGCCAAGGGCATTGGGGCGGTGGCCTTCAATGCGGCGGCGGCCAACCCCTCGACGTCCGTCACCTTCGGGGTGCTGACGACGGACACGGTGGAGCAGGCCATTGACCGGGCGGGCGTGAAGGCGGGCAACAAGGGCGCCGAGGCCACGCTGGCCTGCATCGAGATGGTGAACCTGTTCTCGCGGATGACCACGCTCGACGCGAGGAAGGGGTAG
- a CDS encoding chemotaxis protein CheW: MSRFAELLDDFFFRPDEDVGGLQDFAAGSDGLASLAPEEVPEEYLAFRLEGESYAVPIRAVREISKVPPLTEIPRAEPQLLGVMNLRGELLPVYDVKVRLGLAERAPLVAGPDAPAPPKDARILVLRTETGPAGVWVDSVAGVVKLKPSMLEPPPQGLRLGDRDCVIAIGRRGPSLYILLDAEQALAS; this comes from the coding sequence GTGTCCCGGTTCGCCGAACTCCTCGACGACTTCTTCTTCCGTCCGGACGAGGACGTCGGTGGGCTGCAGGATTTCGCCGCCGGCAGCGACGGCCTGGCGTCCCTTGCTCCGGAGGAAGTCCCGGAGGAGTACCTGGCTTTTCGCCTGGAGGGTGAGTCCTACGCGGTGCCCATCCGCGCCGTGCGCGAAATCTCCAAGGTGCCTCCGCTGACGGAGATTCCTCGCGCGGAGCCGCAGCTCCTCGGGGTGATGAACCTGCGCGGGGAGCTGCTGCCCGTGTACGACGTCAAGGTGCGCTTGGGGCTGGCGGAGCGAGCGCCCCTGGTCGCCGGGCCCGATGCACCCGCGCCGCCGAAAGACGCGCGCATCCTCGTGCTGCGCACGGAGACAGGCCCCGCGGGAGTGTGGGTGGACAGTGTCGCGGGCGTGGTGAAGCTCAAGCCGTCGATGTTGGAGCCGCCACCGCAGGGACTGAGATTGGGAGACCGGGACTGCGTCATCGCCATCGGCCGGCGTGGACCCTCGCTGTACATCTTGTTGGACGCGGAACAGGCGCTGGCGTCATGA
- the ribD gene encoding bifunctional diaminohydroxyphosphoribosylaminopyrimidine deaminase/5-amino-6-(5-phosphoribosylamino)uracil reductase RibD, whose amino-acid sequence MRLLTRARLEATRAPRAKRAADFDRAVAEFFMRIALEEAAKGLGRTSPNPVVGAVLVKGGRIIARGYHKKAGTAHAEVVALEAAGSKARGADLYSTLEPCDHYGRTPPCSLAIIEAGVRRVFCGSADPNPKVSGKGVARMRRAGVKVVTGVLQAEADKLNRPFFKAIATGLPWVTLKAAATLDGKLATATGDSRWVTGEKAREWVHRLRDSVDVILVGANTVRQDDPKLTTRLPGGKGKDALRVVVDSHLRLSPRYSVFSQKSSARTIIATLEDPEGRKARRFLAQGVEVWQLRAKADRVDLKALLRKLARSGLNHVLVEGGAEMYGSFLREHLADELALFLAPKLLGREGLSWAGDLGVKEMTQALSVKDLTFEQHGQDILLQALL is encoded by the coding sequence ATGCGGCTGCTGACGCGGGCACGGCTGGAAGCCACCCGGGCGCCCCGGGCGAAACGGGCGGCGGACTTCGACCGCGCGGTGGCCGAGTTCTTCATGCGCATCGCGCTGGAGGAAGCCGCCAAGGGCCTGGGCCGCACCAGCCCCAACCCCGTGGTGGGCGCGGTGCTGGTGAAGGGCGGACGCATCATCGCCCGCGGCTACCACAAGAAGGCGGGCACGGCGCACGCGGAGGTGGTGGCGCTGGAGGCCGCGGGCTCGAAGGCCCGGGGCGCGGACCTCTACTCGACGCTGGAGCCGTGTGACCACTATGGCCGCACGCCGCCGTGCAGCCTCGCCATCATCGAGGCGGGCGTGCGCCGCGTCTTCTGCGGCTCGGCGGACCCGAACCCCAAGGTGAGCGGCAAGGGCGTGGCGCGGATGCGCCGCGCGGGCGTGAAGGTCGTCACGGGCGTGCTCCAGGCGGAGGCCGACAAGCTCAACCGGCCCTTCTTCAAGGCCATCGCCACGGGGCTGCCGTGGGTGACGCTGAAGGCCGCGGCGACGCTGGATGGCAAGCTGGCCACCGCCACGGGCGACTCGCGCTGGGTGACGGGCGAGAAGGCGCGCGAGTGGGTGCACCGGCTGCGCGACTCCGTGGACGTCATCCTCGTGGGCGCGAACACCGTGCGCCAGGACGACCCCAAGCTCACCACGCGCCTTCCTGGCGGCAAGGGCAAGGACGCGCTGCGTGTCGTGGTGGACAGCCACCTGCGCCTGTCGCCGCGCTACAGCGTCTTCAGCCAGAAGAGCTCGGCGCGCACCATCATCGCCACGCTGGAGGACCCGGAGGGCCGCAAGGCCAGGCGCTTCCTGGCCCAGGGCGTGGAGGTGTGGCAGCTGCGCGCGAAGGCGGACCGGGTGGACCTGAAGGCGCTCCTGCGCAAGCTGGCCCGCTCGGGCCTCAACCACGTGCTGGTGGAGGGAGGGGCGGAGATGTACGGCTCCTTCCTGCGCGAGCACCTGGCGGATGAGCTGGCCCTGTTCCTGGCGCCCAAGCTGCTGGGCCGCGAGGGACTGTCCTGGGCCGGCGACCTGGGCGTGAAGGAGATGACGCAGGCCCTCTCCGTCAAGGACCTCACCTTCGAGCAGCACGGCCAGGACATCCTGCTCCAGGCCCTGCTGTAG
- a CDS encoding chemotaxis protein CheW, protein MRDSVNLLARLPSAGPDAPGEYADTVVQLCAFFVGDDEYVLDIQRVEEVLPLQRVTPIPHAPSFVEGVLHLRGAILPVVDLRRQLQGTPSVESRKGRLLVCKLGTRRVAVRVERVAEVMRLRRGDIKPAPALVVAGRSPFVVGVCGPPDRLRLLLDLKALLRAELEKESARPLR, encoded by the coding sequence ATGAGGGACTCGGTGAACCTGTTGGCGCGGCTTCCCTCGGCAGGGCCGGATGCGCCGGGAGAGTACGCGGACACCGTCGTGCAGTTGTGCGCCTTCTTCGTAGGGGATGACGAGTACGTGCTCGACATCCAGCGCGTGGAGGAGGTGCTCCCGCTCCAGCGTGTGACGCCCATCCCGCATGCGCCCTCGTTCGTCGAGGGAGTGCTGCACCTGCGAGGCGCCATCCTCCCGGTGGTGGACCTTCGCCGGCAGCTTCAAGGGACGCCGTCGGTGGAGTCGCGCAAGGGACGGCTGCTGGTCTGCAAGCTGGGGACGAGGCGCGTCGCGGTGCGTGTGGAGCGGGTGGCGGAGGTGATGCGCTTGCGGCGGGGTGACATCAAGCCCGCGCCCGCGTTGGTGGTCGCGGGGCGCTCACCCTTCGTGGTGGGCGTGTGCGGCCCGCCGGACCGTCTGCGTCTGTTGCTGGACTTGAAGGCCTTGCTGCGCGCGGAGCTGGAGAAGGAATCCGCGCGACCCCTCAGGTGA
- the nrdR gene encoding transcriptional regulator NrdR has protein sequence MRCPFCQDAENKVIDSRESHEGSVIRRRRECLACKRRFTTYERVEELYPLIVKKDGRREAFDREKIVSGLKKACEKRPVSAEQLEETVVAIERLLQGMGEKEINSSVIGEEIMRRLQQMDEVAYVRFASVYRSFRDISEFMHELKDLLEDQERERKAKPLLPGRGS, from the coding sequence ATGCGCTGCCCGTTCTGCCAGGATGCCGAAAACAAGGTCATCGACTCACGCGAGTCGCACGAGGGCTCCGTCATTCGACGGCGGCGCGAGTGTCTGGCCTGCAAGCGTCGCTTCACGACGTATGAGCGGGTGGAGGAGCTCTACCCGCTCATCGTGAAGAAGGACGGCCGGCGCGAGGCGTTCGACCGCGAGAAGATTGTCAGCGGGCTGAAGAAGGCGTGTGAGAAGCGGCCGGTGTCGGCCGAGCAGCTCGAGGAGACGGTGGTCGCCATCGAGCGGCTCCTGCAGGGCATGGGCGAGAAGGAGATCAACTCGTCCGTCATCGGCGAGGAGATCATGCGCCGGCTGCAGCAGATGGACGAAGTGGCCTACGTGCGCTTCGCCTCGGTGTACCGCAGCTTCCGCGACATCTCCGAGTTCATGCACGAGCTGAAGGATTTGCTCGAGGACCAGGAGCGCGAGCGCAAGGCGAAGCCGCTCCTCCCGGGCCGAGGAAGCTGA
- the nusB gene encoding transcription antitermination factor NusB has product MGARRTGRERALQALYQMEMAQGASVHDALESAWSASDEDKRDPDAVRFARELVEGVQGHRAEIDRLIESHSHNWRLDRMSRIDRNVLRVGIFELKYRPDIPRKVTINEAVELGKNFGTEESSAFVNGLLDRVAVALNKA; this is encoded by the coding sequence ATGGGCGCGCGCAGAACAGGCCGTGAGCGGGCGTTGCAGGCGCTCTACCAGATGGAGATGGCGCAGGGCGCGTCGGTGCATGACGCGCTGGAGTCGGCGTGGTCCGCGTCCGATGAAGACAAGAGGGACCCGGACGCGGTGCGGTTTGCCCGTGAGCTGGTGGAAGGCGTGCAGGGCCACCGCGCGGAAATCGACCGGCTCATCGAGTCGCACAGCCACAACTGGCGCCTGGACCGCATGTCCCGCATCGACCGCAACGTGCTGCGCGTGGGCATCTTCGAGCTGAAGTACCGTCCCGACATCCCTCGCAAGGTCACCATCAACGAGGCGGTGGAGCTGGGGAAGAACTTCGGGACGGAGGAGTCCAGCGCGTTCGTCAACGGCCTGTTGGACCGGGTGGCGGTGGCGTTGAACAAGGCGTGA
- a CDS encoding chemotaxis protein CheA — protein sequence MSPPSKALAEFVAEATEILESLGKDLLVLDERRGQEADPERVNGIFRAAHSLKGLAGLFGQERISRLAHGTEDLLDRLRLGKLLLDDAVLDTLIEALDAFQSLLAETARGSESEVLTQRVNGMAERLARLGEPPPAQDEDPLERLELEAQVRSVFTEYEEHRLRENVRRGVALWRVRAAFDLSDFDKGLADLNTRLKPMGEVISTLPSARPGGAHGIAFDLIFGTQVTLAELEAGLKGTPAELSQLTVRPPEPSAAARSAEALHRAVESPAIVLGSPPSVEPVIPPPVPTKRGGKKRGSRVSAQATPGGQPQLPLENSVPEVPRGPGVASASVVKALDDLALPPEARAASGRLPSVDGMKSRTASSEEGSGSGAGPSLVTYLQGPGGRASVRKAMTSTEASSKPPPAAVAAVEPSLRSLTQTVRVDIGKLDGLINMVGELLLIKANLQRLAESARQDGVVPLSKLFGQELARETRGLERKLEALQEGLLEARMVPVGQVFDKLARLVRRITRDAGKEIDFVIGGGEVELDKLIVEELSDPLMHLIRNAIDHGVEAPDSRLASGKSRRAVVALRAEQKGNHVVIEVSDDGAGIDELRVREVALSRGLITFAQAEEMGRRELLNLIFLPGFSTARSVSELSGRGVGLDVVKNNLGNLSGIIDVWSERGKGTAFHLTLPVTLAIIRALVVGVSARTYAVPLNSVLEILSVQPREIRTVERREVLDVRGQTLPFVRLSRLFGLPERPVSRYFVVVVGLAQERLGIAVDELHGQQDIVTKPLGGRLQSVRGISGATDLGNRTPVLVLDVAALLEDGLSLERRRA from the coding sequence GTGAGCCCCCCGAGCAAGGCCCTGGCCGAGTTCGTGGCCGAGGCGACCGAGATTCTGGAGTCGCTGGGCAAGGACCTGCTCGTGCTGGACGAGCGGCGGGGGCAGGAGGCGGACCCGGAGCGGGTCAACGGCATCTTCCGCGCGGCGCACTCGCTCAAGGGGTTGGCGGGGCTGTTCGGCCAGGAGCGCATCTCCCGGTTGGCGCATGGGACGGAGGACCTGCTGGACCGGTTGCGGCTGGGCAAGCTGCTGCTGGACGACGCGGTGCTCGACACGCTGATTGAAGCGCTGGACGCGTTCCAGTCGCTGCTGGCGGAGACGGCGAGAGGCTCCGAGTCGGAGGTCCTCACCCAGCGCGTCAACGGCATGGCGGAGCGGCTGGCCCGGTTGGGCGAGCCTCCCCCCGCGCAGGACGAGGACCCGCTGGAGCGGCTGGAATTGGAAGCGCAGGTGCGCTCGGTCTTCACCGAGTACGAAGAGCACCGGCTTCGCGAGAATGTGCGGCGCGGCGTGGCGCTGTGGCGCGTGCGCGCGGCGTTTGACTTGTCCGACTTCGACAAGGGGTTGGCGGACCTCAACACGCGCCTCAAGCCGATGGGCGAGGTCATCAGCACGCTGCCGTCCGCGCGGCCCGGAGGCGCGCATGGCATCGCCTTCGACCTCATCTTCGGCACGCAGGTGACGTTGGCGGAGCTGGAGGCGGGCCTGAAGGGGACGCCCGCGGAGCTCTCGCAGCTCACCGTCCGGCCTCCAGAGCCTTCCGCCGCGGCCCGGTCCGCGGAGGCCTTGCATCGCGCGGTGGAGTCACCGGCCATCGTGCTGGGGTCGCCTCCCTCGGTCGAGCCGGTGATTCCTCCTCCCGTGCCCACGAAGCGCGGAGGGAAGAAGCGCGGCTCGCGGGTGTCGGCGCAAGCCACGCCGGGAGGTCAGCCGCAGCTTCCCCTCGAGAACTCAGTCCCCGAGGTCCCCCGGGGACCCGGTGTCGCCAGTGCGAGCGTGGTGAAGGCGCTGGATGACCTCGCGCTGCCCCCCGAGGCGCGCGCCGCGTCCGGGCGATTGCCTTCGGTCGATGGAATGAAGTCGAGGACTGCCTCCTCGGAGGAGGGGAGTGGTTCCGGAGCGGGGCCGTCGCTGGTGACGTACCTGCAGGGCCCGGGTGGGCGGGCCTCCGTCCGCAAGGCGATGACCTCGACGGAGGCTTCCAGCAAGCCGCCTCCCGCGGCCGTGGCCGCCGTGGAGCCCTCGCTGCGTTCGCTGACGCAGACGGTGCGCGTGGACATCGGCAAGCTGGATGGCCTCATCAACATGGTGGGTGAGCTGCTGCTCATCAAGGCCAACCTCCAGCGGCTCGCGGAGTCCGCGCGGCAGGATGGCGTGGTGCCGTTGTCGAAGCTGTTCGGTCAGGAGCTGGCGCGCGAGACGCGGGGCCTGGAGCGCAAGCTGGAGGCGCTCCAGGAGGGACTGCTGGAAGCGCGCATGGTCCCCGTGGGCCAGGTGTTCGACAAGCTGGCGCGACTGGTGCGCCGCATCACTCGCGACGCGGGCAAGGAAATCGACTTTGTCATTGGCGGCGGCGAGGTGGAGCTGGACAAGCTCATCGTCGAGGAGCTGAGCGACCCGCTGATGCACCTCATCCGCAACGCCATCGACCACGGCGTGGAGGCTCCCGACTCGCGGCTGGCGTCGGGCAAGTCGCGGCGGGCGGTGGTGGCGCTGCGCGCCGAGCAGAAGGGCAATCACGTCGTCATCGAGGTGAGCGACGACGGCGCGGGCATCGACGAGCTGCGCGTGCGCGAAGTGGCGCTCTCTCGGGGGCTCATCACCTTCGCCCAGGCGGAGGAGATGGGGCGCCGCGAGCTGCTCAACCTCATCTTCCTGCCGGGGTTCTCCACCGCGCGCAGTGTGTCGGAGCTGTCCGGCCGAGGCGTGGGGCTCGACGTCGTCAAGAACAACCTGGGCAACCTCTCCGGCATCATCGACGTGTGGAGCGAGCGCGGAAAGGGCACGGCCTTCCACCTGACGCTGCCGGTGACGCTCGCCATCATCCGCGCGCTGGTGGTGGGCGTGAGTGCTCGCACGTACGCGGTTCCCCTCAACAGCGTGTTGGAGATTCTCTCGGTGCAGCCCCGGGAGATTCGCACCGTGGAGCGGCGCGAGGTGCTCGACGTGCGCGGCCAGACGCTGCCCTTCGTGCGGCTGTCGCGCCTGTTCGGCCTGCCGGAGCGGCCGGTGAGCCGGTACTTCGTGGTGGTGGTGGGGCTGGCGCAGGAGCGCCTGGGCATCGCCGTGGACGAGCTGCACGGCCAGCAGGACATCGTCACCAAGCCCCTGGGCGGCCGGCTGCAGTCCGTCCGGGGAATTTCCGGTGCCACGGACCTGGGCAATCGGACGCCCGTGCTGGTGCTGGATGTAGCGGCGCTGCTCGAGGACGGACTCTCATTGGAGCGCAGGCGGGCCTGA
- the glyA gene encoding serine hydroxymethyltransferase, with product MENIRTLAQVDPEIARAVHEETQRQEHGLELIASENFVSPAVMEAVGSVLTNKYAEGYPGKRYYGGCEVVDVVENLAIDRAKQLFGADFVNVQAHSGSQANMGAYMALMKPGDTMLSLDLNSGGHLTHGAAFNFSGKLYKVVHYGLTRDTETIDYAQVRALAQEHKPKVLVVGASAYPRTIDFAKFREIADESGAAMFVDMAHIAGLVAAGVHPSPVPFADIVTTTTHKTLRGPRGGMVMGREAYAKTINSQIFPGIQGGPLMHVIAGKAVAFREALTPEYKAYQRQIVANAKALAEALKSAGLRLTSGGTDNHLMLVDLRPKQLTGKVAEAVLDKAGITVNKNMIPFDPEKPMTTSGIRVGTPAITTRGMLEADMAMVGKLIGAALDAAQDDAALARIRGQVKELAQGFPLYASRLK from the coding sequence ATGGAGAACATTCGCACTCTGGCCCAGGTGGACCCCGAGATTGCCCGGGCCGTCCACGAAGAGACGCAGCGCCAGGAGCATGGCCTGGAGCTGATTGCCTCCGAGAACTTCGTCAGCCCCGCGGTGATGGAGGCGGTGGGCTCCGTGCTCACCAACAAGTACGCGGAAGGCTACCCCGGCAAGCGCTACTACGGCGGTTGCGAGGTGGTGGACGTGGTGGAGAACCTCGCCATCGACCGCGCCAAGCAGCTCTTCGGCGCCGACTTCGTCAACGTGCAGGCGCACTCGGGCAGCCAGGCGAACATGGGCGCGTACATGGCGCTGATGAAGCCGGGCGACACGATGCTGTCCCTGGACCTGAACTCCGGCGGCCACCTCACGCACGGCGCCGCGTTCAACTTCTCCGGCAAGCTCTACAAGGTCGTCCACTACGGCCTGACGCGCGACACGGAGACCATCGACTACGCGCAGGTGCGTGCGCTCGCGCAGGAGCACAAGCCCAAGGTCCTCGTCGTGGGCGCCAGCGCCTATCCGCGCACCATCGACTTCGCGAAGTTCCGCGAGATTGCCGACGAGTCCGGCGCGGCCATGTTCGTGGACATGGCGCACATCGCGGGCCTCGTCGCCGCGGGCGTGCACCCCTCGCCGGTGCCCTTCGCGGACATCGTCACCACCACCACGCACAAGACGCTGCGCGGCCCGCGCGGCGGCATGGTGATGGGGCGCGAGGCCTACGCCAAGACCATCAACAGCCAGATCTTCCCCGGCATCCAGGGCGGCCCGCTGATGCACGTCATCGCCGGCAAGGCGGTGGCGTTCCGCGAGGCGCTGACCCCGGAGTACAAGGCCTACCAGCGGCAGATTGTCGCCAACGCGAAGGCGCTGGCGGAGGCGCTGAAGTCCGCGGGCCTGCGGCTGACGTCCGGCGGCACCGACAACCACCTGATGCTGGTGGACCTGCGCCCCAAGCAGCTCACGGGCAAGGTGGCCGAGGCGGTGCTCGACAAGGCCGGCATCACCGTGAACAAGAACATGATTCCGTTCGACCCGGAGAAGCCGATGACGACGTCCGGCATCCGGGTGGGCACGCCCGCCATCACGACGCGCGGCATGCTGGAGGCGGACATGGCCATGGTGGGCAAGCTCATCGGCGCCGCGCTGGACGCGGCCCAGGATGACGCGGCGCTCGCTCGCATCCGGGGCCAGGTGAAGGAGCTCGCGCAGGGCTTCCCGCTGTATGCCTCCCGTCTGAAGTAA
- a CDS encoding M17 family peptidase N-terminal domain-containing protein translates to MSQTTTHDIGMEGLDSLSGVDALCLFVAEDDRPLPATAGYVDWRLCGALSRVLKGGFFSGAKDDWLLLPSDGKLGVPRIFVVGLGRRGQLDAGGLSEALASAGKVLSRARMESVALEIPAGGALDDAARAEGFQRGFTPAFKGGRVALLADKGLVRLLPARKG, encoded by the coding sequence ATGAGCCAGACGACGACGCATGACATCGGGATGGAGGGGCTGGACTCGCTCAGCGGCGTGGACGCCCTCTGCCTCTTTGTTGCGGAAGATGACCGGCCGCTGCCCGCCACCGCGGGGTACGTGGACTGGCGCTTGTGCGGCGCGTTGTCGCGGGTGCTCAAGGGCGGGTTCTTCTCCGGCGCGAAGGATGACTGGCTGCTGTTGCCCTCCGACGGGAAGCTGGGGGTGCCTCGCATCTTCGTCGTGGGGCTGGGGCGCCGCGGCCAATTGGACGCGGGCGGGTTGAGCGAGGCGCTCGCGTCGGCGGGCAAGGTGCTCAGCCGGGCCCGGATGGAGTCGGTGGCGCTGGAGATTCCCGCCGGAGGTGCGCTGGATGACGCGGCGCGGGCGGAGGGATTCCAGAGGGGTTTCACTCCAGCGTTCAAGGGAGGACGCGTGGCCCTCCTGGCGGACAAGGGGCTCGTCCGGCTCCTACCAGCCAGGAAGGGTTGA
- a CDS encoding response regulator: MRVKVLIVEDSKASREYIASTVEAVEGIEAFVTSSGFEALKLLPRHRFDLIITDINMPDINGLELINFVKKNPNYRDVPLFIITTEGHEQDRDRGIALGAAEYLVKPFEPGSLEGLLRRYLKLP; the protein is encoded by the coding sequence ATGCGTGTCAAGGTGCTGATTGTCGAGGACTCCAAGGCGTCGCGCGAATACATCGCGTCGACGGTGGAGGCCGTGGAAGGCATCGAGGCGTTCGTGACGTCGAGCGGCTTCGAGGCGCTGAAGCTCCTGCCGCGCCATCGCTTCGACCTCATCATCACCGACATCAACATGCCCGACATCAACGGGCTGGAGCTCATCAACTTCGTCAAGAAGAACCCCAACTACCGCGACGTGCCGCTCTTCATCATCACCACCGAGGGGCATGAGCAGGACCGCGACCGAGGCATCGCGTTGGGGGCGGCGGAGTACCTGGTCAAGCCGTTCGAGCCCGGGAGCCTGGAAGGGCTCCTGCGCCGATACCTGAAGCTGCCGTGA
- a CDS encoding riboflavin synthase, producing MFTGLIQDIGRVERVIPGGMTDLWIRTSLGAASFALGESIAVDGACLTVVERTGDTFRVQAAPETLRRTTLDAVRPGDKVNLERALALGDRLGGHLVSGHVDQVSTVLETRPEGGSWVMVFGLPEALAPYFIEKGSVAIDGISLTVNTVGADRFSVQLIPETQERTTLRAKAVGARVNLEADPIGKYVARLFLLQRGQAGGLQTGGVTEAAVRAAGFGAP from the coding sequence ATGTTCACCGGGCTCATTCAGGACATTGGCAGGGTGGAGCGCGTCATTCCTGGCGGGATGACGGACTTGTGGATTCGCACGTCGCTGGGCGCGGCCTCCTTCGCGCTGGGCGAGTCCATCGCCGTGGATGGCGCGTGCCTCACGGTGGTGGAGCGCACGGGCGACACGTTCCGCGTGCAGGCGGCGCCGGAGACGCTGCGGCGCACGACGCTGGACGCCGTGCGGCCGGGCGACAAGGTGAACCTGGAGCGGGCCCTGGCGTTGGGGGACCGGCTGGGCGGGCACCTGGTCTCCGGACACGTGGACCAGGTGAGCACGGTGCTGGAGACCCGGCCGGAGGGCGGCTCGTGGGTGATGGTCTTCGGGCTGCCGGAGGCCCTGGCGCCGTACTTCATCGAGAAGGGCTCGGTGGCCATCGACGGCATCAGTCTGACGGTGAACACCGTGGGGGCGGACCGGTTCAGCGTGCAGCTCATCCCGGAGACGCAGGAGCGCACCACCCTGCGGGCCAAGGCGGTGGGGGCCCGGGTCAACCTGGAGGCGGACCCCATTGGAAAGTACGTGGCGCGCCTGTTCCTGCTCCAGCGAGGGCAGGCGGGGGGACTCCAGACGGGCGGGGTGACGGAGGCGGCCGTCCGGGCGGCGGGGTTCGGCGCGCCGTAG
- the rpiB gene encoding ribose 5-phosphate isomerase B: protein MKVILASDHAGLELRQELVAVLRERNVAHEDVGPFAKDSVDYPDFAARVTRAVVSGEATLGVLVCGTGIGMSIVANKYQGIRAALCTTEFEARMSRAHNDANVLCLGQRVVGAGVGRAILEAFLDTAFSGGRHERRVQMIREVESQR from the coding sequence GTGAAAGTCATCCTTGCTTCGGACCACGCGGGCCTGGAGCTCCGCCAGGAATTGGTGGCGGTGCTCCGGGAGCGGAATGTGGCCCATGAAGATGTGGGCCCCTTCGCGAAGGACTCGGTGGACTATCCGGACTTCGCCGCCCGCGTCACTCGGGCGGTGGTGTCCGGCGAGGCCACCCTGGGCGTGCTGGTGTGCGGCACCGGCATCGGCATGAGCATCGTCGCCAACAAGTACCAGGGCATCCGCGCGGCCCTGTGCACCACGGAGTTCGAGGCTCGCATGTCGCGGGCCCACAATGACGCCAACGTGCTGTGCCTGGGCCAGCGCGTGGTGGGTGCCGGCGTGGGCCGGGCCATCCTGGAGGCGTTCCTGGACACGGCGTTCTCGGGCGGTCGCCACGAGCGTCGCGTGCAGATGATTCGCGAGGTCGAGTCCCAGCGCTAG